The following is a genomic window from Candidatus Gorgyraea atricola.
GAGATGGAATAACATATAAGGACTGTCTGTTCTATAAGAAGAAACACAGAAACACAGTTTTTATATATAGATTAAAATGCATGGCAGGAGGTTTGGTGCGGATTTTTTTAAAAATACCAAAAAAGATATTAGGTGTAATGAACTTCAAAAGACATAAAGGATAACATCAAAAATGAGATTTATAACTACTGTATACGGGGTTTATTATCTTCCGTTTGTTTGTGTTCTTCTTCAGAGCATAGAACAATATCATCCTTTTGAAAAAGTATCTATATTTTATGACGATCTGCCGGACCATGAGGCCTTGATTTTAAGGGACAGGTTTCCGGTCTATGAGTTTATTCAAAACCCGAAGACCATAGAGGAGGATCATATCCTTCAGAAGATACCTCTGCGGCTTCGCCATTGGTTTAAGGCGTGCGAGTTGTATCCTGAGGAATCTCTTTTTTTTCTTGATTGCGATGCAGCGCTTTGTAAGAACATGGCTAATTTCATAAATGACAGCTATGATGTCATGTATACATGGAAACCGGAACAAACTCCGCTTAACGCAGGAATGGTAGCCATTAATAATAATAAATCAGGCCGCGTTTTTATGAAGAATTGGCTGGCCCTTACGGAAGAGATTGTCCACGATGAAGAAAAACTTCGATTTGCACATAAGATGAACGGCGGCGGGAGTCAGCATACTATGGCAATATTGCTTGATTCATCAGATTACGACGCTTCTTTTGAGAGGACTATAGACGGAGAAACAGTCAGATTTAAGGGGATGGCTTGTAAATATCTGAACGAAACTAATAGCTGCCCTATTACCGCAGATACGCATGTGATCCATTATAAAACAGGATGGCATCCTATTATCTTAGAAGGGAAGCCGTTTACAAAGAACAGGCCGAAAGATCTGGGTAAAGAGATGTGGGACTATTGGCATAAGTTATACCGGGAATTTTCTTTGACCTCAATAGAATCATTTATTGCCGCGTCTCTTAAAAGGCACGGAGGTAGATTCGAAAACGGTTTATATGACGCAGTATATGGGGTATTAGAGGATTTTCAGGCAGACATGCTTATATATGCCGGAGAAATTAAAAAAGAGCATAAGGAATATTTGGCGCAATGCCTTGAAAGTAAAACAAGAAAAGTGGAGTTCACCAAAAGCAATGCCGGCAGTATCAGAGGTATTTTGAAAAGATATAAGCCAAAAAGGGCTATTATATTTTTTGGAGGCGTAAAAAAAGAAAAGGCAGTAAGGTTGTTCAAGGATATCATAGTTGATTTTCAGGAGATCATAGCAGGTTTCTTTTGCGCGTCTGATGCTGAAAGATTAGAAAATAATTTTGACAGAACTTTCTTTGTAAAAGGCTCCGGAAATCTGGCTGTTGTCTTGCCTGCATATAAGGAACGAAGACCGGGCAGGATAAAGAGTTTTTTTAATAACCTTAAAATAATAAGGAAACGTTAAAATGTGCGGCATCTTTGGTTTTACAGGCCCTTCTTCAGTCCGCGATCTGGCTAAATATGCCTTGACGCAAAGGCATAGAGGGCCGGACGCGTTCGGAGAATATCTTAATGAGAGGCTCGGAGTCTATCTGGCGCATAATAGATTGGCCATCATAGATCTTTCTGAAAAAGGAAAACAGCCTATGTCAAACGAAAACGGTTCTATATGGCTGACTTTTAACGGCGAGATCTATAACTTTGAGGAACTTAGAAAGGATCTGATCGGCTATGGGCATAGGTTCAAGTCCAGGACTGATTCTGAAGTCATACTTCACGCATACGAGCAGTGGGGAACAGAATGCCTGAAGCGCCTGAATGGCATGTTTGCTTTCGCTATCTGGGATGAAAACAGACAGAATTTTTTCATTGCCCGAGATAGGCTTGGAATAAAGCCTCTTTATTACCTGCATCAGGCTGGCAATTTTGTTTTTGCTTCCGAACCCAAGGCCATAATAGAGCTCCCTTTTTATAAAAAAGACATATCTTACCCGGCGCTTTTTTCCTATCTTATATACCGTTATATACCGGGCGAATGCTCAATATGGAAAAATATCTTAAGACTGGAACCAGGGCATTATCTGATATATGATAAGGCTGGTAATCTGCTGACCAAGAGACGTTATTGGCAAATACCGTTGGAACAGAAACGCTGGAAGGAAGATGATGCTGTAGAATGCCTGGACTCCCTTATAAAATCTTCTGTATCTTATAATTTGATAAGTGATGTGCCTATAGGGATATTGCTGAGCGGCGGGATTGATTCTACGGCAATAACCTCATATGCCTCCTCCTTAGCACCGCATATAAATACATTCAGCATTGGTTTTCATGATTTTCAAAGATCCGAATTGAAAGACGCGGCTGTCGTAGCCAGGCATTTTAAAACAACCCATAGCGAAGACAGGGTAAGCCCTGGGAACATACAGCGATTAAAGGATATTTTTAATTACTTTGATGAGCCGCTTGGGGACAGTTCCATCATCCCTACTTTCCTCGTCAGTAAGATCGCTAAAAAACATACAACAGTAGTCTTGTCCGGCGATGGCGGAGATGAGCTTTTCGGCGGCTATAAATGGTATGAGAGGCATAGAAGATTAATGCAATGGAAGCCGCTTGCCTGTCTTTTCCATCCCGTGTTGAAACTATTAAAGGGAAGGGGCAGTATACTAGGCCATACAAGAGATGCATTTGGGCTATATCGCCAGATGACATCGCCCAGGTTTACTGTCAGGGAATTAAAAAGGCTCTTTCCTGCAGTAAAAAACGAAGACTTCCCTGAATCAGAAAATTATATTTACCGCAGACACTACAAAAAGGACCTTCCTGTGTATAAACGCTGGCAATATATAGACGCTATGACCTTTTTGGCAGACGATATACTGACAAAGGTCGACCGGGCTTCTATGGCCAATTCTCTGGAAGTAAGGCCGCCCCTTCTGGATTATCGTATTGTTGAGTTTGCGTTTTCGTTGCAGGATGACCTATGCATAAGAGACAAGGCAAGCAAATACATACTGAAAAAACTCATAAAGGACAAAGTCCCAAAAGATATTTTAAATAAACCAAAGCAGGGATTTAGCTGTCCGATACATCAATACTGGTCGGTAGACGATATGCTGGAAGGTATAAATAAAGGACGTTTATTGAGCTCTGGAACTATTGATAAGGCAGCGTGGGCAAAAATCCAGTCAGGGGATGTTAGGCATGATCACCTTGACGCAAAGATCTGGCAGATCGCTGTATTGGAAGAGTGGTTTTCCAGGTGGTATTGCCAGGATAAAAAATAATGACACTATTAAAGAAAAGTTTCCAGGGGGCTGCATATCAATACGTGGGTTTGGCATCTACTGCCATTTTGGGTTTTTTTACCTCCGTATACCTGATTAGAAAACTGACCATAGAAGAATATGGTATCTATAATTTTCTATGGTCGGTTGTAATCGTCGCGAACCTTATTACCGCGTTCGGCATGCCTCAGGCAATCCAGAGATATCTCCCGGAATACAGACAAAAAAATGATATCTATACGCAGAAAAACATAATCATAAAGTCTATGCTGCTCAGGTTCCTGGCTGATGTTTTGTTCGCGCTTATTTTTCTGGTGAGCATAGATAAGCTGCTGCTTGTATTTAATATCCCGCAGGGCTGGAAACTTTGCGTCTTTGCCTCGCTCCTTATCACGTTTTTCAATGTTGAATCAAAGCTGCTCGGAGACGGCGCCTTGTCTGCTATGCTGGAAAACAGATATTTAAATATAATCAACATAATCTGCAAGGCGCTTCAATTGGGTTTATTTATTTTATCCATAGCCTTAGGGTATGGCCTGTATGGCATAATATTGGCATGGCTGGTTATAGAGGTGGCGTTATTCCTGTCGTATTTTTATAAGGTTTATAG
Proteins encoded in this region:
- the asnB gene encoding asparagine synthase (glutamine-hydrolyzing) — its product is MCGIFGFTGPSSVRDLAKYALTQRHRGPDAFGEYLNERLGVYLAHNRLAIIDLSEKGKQPMSNENGSIWLTFNGEIYNFEELRKDLIGYGHRFKSRTDSEVILHAYEQWGTECLKRLNGMFAFAIWDENRQNFFIARDRLGIKPLYYLHQAGNFVFASEPKAIIELPFYKKDISYPALFSYLIYRYIPGECSIWKNILRLEPGHYLIYDKAGNLLTKRRYWQIPLEQKRWKEDDAVECLDSLIKSSVSYNLISDVPIGILLSGGIDSTAITSYASSLAPHINTFSIGFHDFQRSELKDAAVVARHFKTTHSEDRVSPGNIQRLKDIFNYFDEPLGDSSIIPTFLVSKIAKKHTTVVLSGDGGDELFGGYKWYERHRRLMQWKPLACLFHPVLKLLKGRGSILGHTRDAFGLYRQMTSPRFTVRELKRLFPAVKNEDFPESENYIYRRHYKKDLPVYKRWQYIDAMTFLADDILTKVDRASMANSLEVRPPLLDYRIVEFAFSLQDDLCIRDKASKYILKKLIKDKVPKDILNKPKQGFSCPIHQYWSVDDMLEGINKGRLLSSGTIDKAAWAKIQSGDVRHDHLDAKIWQIAVLEEWFSRWYCQDKK